Proteins from a genomic interval of candidate division KSB1 bacterium:
- a CDS encoding DMT family transporter: MGELAALATAACWALGTTLFGEASKRVGAFATNLLRIPMGAFFLVSTLFLSRGVLWPTWATSRQVALLTASSFLGLAMGDALFFRSVVLLGPRLATLLSTLAPPVAAVAARMVLQERLSALAVAGMVVTLAGVVWVVSERNSAARTAKGVNVEGVAAGVGAAAAQGVGLVLSKMAMGNSLDALSATVIRVTTAVVGVWALALVAGRAQAGVRALRNRQALAFMTGGGVVGPFLGSWLMLTSVKLTATGIASTLMATTPILIIPVVRVVYKERASSRAWLGALVAVAGVGLLFAG, translated from the coding sequence GTGGGCGAATTGGCTGCGCTGGCTACTGCCGCCTGTTGGGCGCTGGGAACGACCCTGTTTGGCGAGGCGAGCAAGCGGGTCGGTGCCTTCGCCACCAACTTGCTGCGCATTCCCATGGGGGCGTTCTTCCTTGTCTCCACCCTTTTCCTGAGCCGTGGCGTGCTTTGGCCCACCTGGGCCACGTCGCGCCAAGTGGCGCTGCTTACCGCCAGCTCCTTTCTCGGCCTGGCCATGGGCGACGCGCTGTTCTTTCGCTCAGTGGTGCTCTTAGGGCCGCGCCTTGCCACTTTGCTGAGCACGCTGGCGCCGCCGGTGGCGGCAGTCGCGGCGCGAATGGTGCTCCAGGAACGCCTCAGCGCGCTTGCCGTGGCCGGCATGGTGGTCACTCTGGCCGGAGTGGTGTGGGTGGTGTCCGAGCGGAACTCCGCTGCCCGGACCGCCAAGGGGGTGAATGTCGAAGGTGTGGCAGCAGGTGTCGGAGCGGCCGCTGCCCAAGGGGTGGGGCTGGTGTTGTCCAAGATGGCCATGGGTAACAGCCTGGATGCGCTCTCTGCCACGGTGATTCGCGTGACCACCGCAGTGGTGGGCGTGTGGGCCTTGGCGCTGGTTGCCGGACGCGCCCAGGCCGGCGTGCGTGCCCTGCGCAACCGCCAGGCGCTCGCCTTCATGACCGGCGGCGGCGTTGTCGGGCCGTTTCTGGGCAGCTGGCTGATGTTGACCTCCGTGAAGCTGACCGCCACCGGCATCGCCTCCACGCTCATGGCGACCACGCCCATCCTCATCATCCCGGTGGTGCGGGTGGTCTACAAGGAAAGGGCGTCGTCACGCGCCTGGCTCGGCGCCTTAGTCGCCGTGGCGGGCGTCGGACTCCTTTTTGCCGGCTGA
- a CDS encoding DUF6512 family protein → MNSSLKALIYLVLFSVLHFLYDLTHWAVLIPFCGTNESVFQHLKMAFWSYLGASAIEYAASKRRIREMEAFWYSRLLATVVVPWLVFLIWYLGPALCGKLERLPVELLWALAVTYISGVMGGVLENRLVGDKPTVSFKVLVVVLAVVSALLYVRFTYKLPCIDLFVDPAGL, encoded by the coding sequence ATGAACAGCTCCTTGAAGGCGCTCATCTACCTGGTTCTGTTCTCTGTGCTGCATTTCCTCTACGACTTGACGCACTGGGCCGTCCTCATCCCCTTCTGTGGCACCAATGAATCGGTGTTTCAGCACCTGAAGATGGCGTTTTGGTCTTATCTTGGGGCCAGCGCCATCGAGTATGCCGCCAGCAAGAGGCGAATACGCGAAATGGAGGCCTTTTGGTATTCACGATTGCTGGCAACGGTTGTCGTGCCCTGGCTGGTCTTTCTGATTTGGTATCTGGGCCCGGCTCTTTGTGGGAAGCTCGAGCGTCTGCCCGTGGAGCTCCTCTGGGCGCTGGCAGTTACCTACATCTCCGGCGTCATGGGTGGGGTGTTGGAGAACCGGCTCGTGGGAGATAAGCCCACGGTCTCTTTCAAGGTGCTGGTGGTCGTTTTGGCGGTCGTGTCCGCCTTGCTCTATGTGCGCTTCACCTACAAGTTACCGTGCATAGACCTCTTTGTCGACCCGGCGGGGTTGTGA